GTCCGCGAGCGGCAGGACGGCGGCGATGTCTTCCTGCTCCGGGCGCTGCGCGTGCCAGATGGTCCCGTGGTCTTCGCCGAGCAACGGACGGAGAGCGGACGGACGCGGGGGGTGCCTCTCATCGAGGTCTCGCTCCCGCAGCAGCGCTTCCACCTGGTGGAGCACCTGCATGCCTCGCAGTCGTATGACGCGCACTGCGTGGCGAGCGCCGACGAGGACGGTTCGTTGTGGCTGCAGTTCGGTGATGGCCGCAAGGGCCTGGCCATCGAGCTGCAGGAGCCGCATCAGGCCGAGCTGACCCTTCGCTACCACGTGGGCGATCCGGTCGCGGGCAACACCACCGCGCTCACGCTGACCCAGCTCCTGCTGCCGCCCGACTCCAAGCTGCTCGAGGGGTTGGTGAAGCTGGAGGTGACCAACGTCACGCCTGGCAGCGGGGGCAGGCCTCGGGAGACGAAGGACGCGGCGCGCCTGCGCATCCCCGCCTCGCTGCGCCATGGGGCCGTCGAGCGCGCGGTCTCCTTGGATGACTATGCCCGGGCCGCGCTCGAGGTGCCCGGCGTCGCCCGCGCCGCGGCCCGAGCGCTCGGTGGTGCCTTCAACACCGTGCTCGTCCTCGTGGACCCCGAGAGCCAGTCCGGGCTCACGCCCACGCTGCGCCAGGCGGTGATGGAGCGCCTCGAGCAGGTGCGCATGGCGGGACGTGAGTACCTGGTACGCGAGCCCGAGTACGTCCCGCTGGAGGTTCGGCTGGCCCTCTGCGTCGCGCCGGGCGCGCTGCCACACCAGGTGCGCGAAGCCGTCTACGCGGCGCTGCGGCCCGGCACCCGGCAACGTCCCGGCTTCTTCCACCCGGACCGGTTGAGCTTCGGCGAGGAGGTCGAGCTCGGCGAGCTGCTCGCGCACGTGCAGCGTCTTCCCGGCGTGCGCTCGGTCAAGGCGTTGCGCTTCCGCAAGCAGGGCTTCGCCTCCGAGGGCGAGGTCCTGTCCCGCATCCGGCTCCGCTCCACCGAGGTGGCGCGCCTCGACGCGGATGACGACTACCCGGAGAACGGTCGTCTGTCCGTGCTCGTGGCCAGCGTCGATCCCGGAGTGCAGGCCGACACCTTCGAGATGGAGGAGGCCGTATGAGCCGTCCACCGCGACCCTATTCTGGCCAGAGCACCACGAGCGCCCCCAGCACCGGCCGGGGTGCCATGGACTACATGCCGAGCGAGTTCGCCGACCTCGTCGATCGCCAGCGCGCGCTCGCCGCGGAGGAGCTCGGCCTGGTGTCCTCGGGGCAGGAGGGGGACTTCGCCGGCACGCTGATGGAGCTGTCGGCGCTGGTGTCCCACGTCCTCGGCTTCTACCAGGACCGCTACGCGCGCGAGGCCTTCCTCGGGACGGCGCAGTCGGCGCGCAGCCTGGTGCGGCATGGCCGCAGGCTCGGCTACGAGCCCGACCCGGGCCTGGCCGCCACCGGCCATTTATTGTTCACCCTGCATGAGGGACTGGCGGGAACGATCGCCAGGGGGTTCGCCGTCTCGAGCGCGCCCGTGGGGGAGAAGAAGGCCCAGGACTACGAGACGCTCGATGACGTCGAGGTGGACCACCAGCACAACGAGCTGCCCGTTCGCGAGCGGTTCGAGCCCTACAAGTTGACGTACCCGAACACGCGCTTCGAGGTCATGGGCGTGGAGCTCGGACTGAAGGCCGGGGACGTCATCGTCATCGAGTCCAACGACAAGAAGCTGAGCGTGCATACGCTCACGGCCGTGGAGGAGTCGGCGGACGGGGCCACGACCCGGCTGACCGTGGACACGGGCCTGCCGCATGACCTGATCCGGCCCGGCTTCCGGCTGCTCGCCCGGCCCGCCTCCATCGTTCACCTCTTCGGCTGGGACTCGTCTCCGCTCACCTATCCGGAGGCGGACCTCCAGCAGGCGAAGCGCTACCCCCTGGAAGCCGAGGAAGAGAAGGTGGATGAGGCCCGGGGCTACGTGGTCGGCGAGTACGCCGATGATGATCTCTACTTCTCCCGCGAGCTGGGCCGGAGCGTGGTGGGGACGCCCGTGGTCCGTCTGGCGGGCAGTGCCCTCGAGGCCTTCCGGGTGGAGTCCCAGGTCTCCAAGGCCGTGGCCTTCCGCAGGATGAGCAAGGTCACGGTCACGAGCGTGGGACTGGATGCGGAGAACCGTCCCACGACCACCACCGAGAAGATCCCCGTGCGCGGCGAGATCTCCGGGACCGTGACCACCCTGCGGGTGCGCACGGGCGAGGGCTCCTTCCTGAAGCGTTCCGACCAGGCGATCCGGGAGAGCCTCTGGATGCTCGACTTCCAGCTCGCCGTGCCCCTGGTGCACGAGCGGCTCTCGACACAGTCCCTGACGCTTCAGCTCGCGCTCGATGGCTTGTTCGAGGAGCTCAAGCCCGGCCAGCTCCTGGCGCTCTCCAGCTTCGACCCGTCGGTGGACGACGTGGAGATCGCCGAGATCACCTCGGTGGGCTCGGACGTGGAGCGCACCCACTCGTGGATCAGCTTCCGGATCGTGGACCCTTCCACCAGTGGCCGGGCATGGACGCTCGGGGAGCTGCGCATCCGGGGCAACGTCGCGCGCATCTCGCACGGCAAGACCGTCGAGGAGGCGCTGGGGGACTCCGACGGAATCACGCCCTTCCTCCACTTCCCGCTCAAGAACAAGCCGCTCACCCACCTCCCAGGGCCCGACGGGGCCGTGCCCGCGCTGGAGGTCCGCGTGGCCGGTGTGCTCTGGACGTTGGTGGAGGACTTCTACGAGAGCGACGCGTACGACCGGCACTACCTGCTGCGGCGCGACGAGGCGGGCTCGACCTTCGTGTGCTTCGGGGACGGCCGCCATGGGGCCATTCCTCCCGCGGGCCGCAAGCACATCACGGCCCGCTACCGCGTGGGCCTCGGCCGCGATGGCAATGCCGAACCCGAGCGCGTCGACCGCATCAAGAAGGCCCACCCGCTCGTCGAGCGCGCCCACAACCCCAGGCCCGTGAGCGGGGGGGCCGATCCGGCGGGGGCCGAGGACGTGCGCTCCCAGGCCACCCGCTTCATCCGCACCTTCGGGCGCGCGGTGTCGGTGCAGGACTACGCCGACCTGGCCCTGCTGTTCCCCGGGGTGGCGCGCGCCTCCGCGGCCGCGGCACCCGTCGGGCAGCTCCGGGCCGGACGGGGAGCGGGGCGCGTGGGCGTGCGCGTCATCGTCGCCGACGCCGAGGGCCAGTCGCCCGGTCCGCTCGGGGAGATCCAGAAGTTCCTCCAGGCGCGCAGCGATGGCGTGGTGCCCATCGAGGTGGCGGGACCCTCCACGAAGGAGCTCGTGCTCCGGCTCTACCTGGAAGTCGATCGCGCCTTCC
The sequence above is drawn from the Cystobacter ferrugineus genome and encodes:
- a CDS encoding putative baseplate assembly protein, which gives rise to MSRPPRPYSGQSTTSAPSTGRGAMDYMPSEFADLVDRQRALAAEELGLVSSGQEGDFAGTLMELSALVSHVLGFYQDRYAREAFLGTAQSARSLVRHGRRLGYEPDPGLAATGHLLFTLHEGLAGTIARGFAVSSAPVGEKKAQDYETLDDVEVDHQHNELPVRERFEPYKLTYPNTRFEVMGVELGLKAGDVIVIESNDKKLSVHTLTAVEESADGATTRLTVDTGLPHDLIRPGFRLLARPASIVHLFGWDSSPLTYPEADLQQAKRYPLEAEEEKVDEARGYVVGEYADDDLYFSRELGRSVVGTPVVRLAGSALEAFRVESQVSKAVAFRRMSKVTVTSVGLDAENRPTTTTEKIPVRGEISGTVTTLRVRTGEGSFLKRSDQAIRESLWMLDFQLAVPLVHERLSTQSLTLQLALDGLFEELKPGQLLALSSFDPSVDDVEIAEITSVGSDVERTHSWISFRIVDPSTSGRAWTLGELRIRGNVARISHGKTVEEALGDSDGITPFLHFPLKNKPLTHLPGPDGAVPALEVRVAGVLWTLVEDFYESDAYDRHYLLRRDEAGSTFVCFGDGRHGAIPPAGRKHITARYRVGLGRDGNAEPERVDRIKKAHPLVERAHNPRPVSGGADPAGAEDVRSQATRFIRTFGRAVSVQDYADLALLFPGVARASAAAAPVGQLRAGRGAGRVGVRVIVADAEGQSPGPLGEIQKFLQARSDGVVPIEVAGPSTKELVLRLYLEVDRAFLPEAVQASVRDALYGNRPDAPGLFTFAGRQLGQPAFLSEVYARLSALPGVSFIQVTTFEPGPGGEVPRVLDVIQAAPGQWLRLTPEGFDFSLPAGVSP